One Burkholderia sp. PAMC 26561 genomic window carries:
- the ccmC gene encoding heme ABC transporter permease CcmC, with amino-acid sequence MISTLAQAGWLRYASPRPFHRLAGRMIPGFAIASILFVMPGIQIALFVAPTDAVQGDVYRIMFVHVPAAWMSMLLYVVMAAYAGLGLVLNARLSAMMARAIAPTGALFTALALVTGALWGRPTWGAWWVWDARLTSELILLFLYLGFMSLHGAIDDTRRADRACAVLALAGVVNIPVIYFSVQWWYTLHQGASLSFGSGVSMDASMLAGILVMTLALWCYAIAIVLVRVRRIIDEREF; translated from the coding sequence ATGATCTCCACACTCGCTCAAGCTGGCTGGTTGCGCTACGCGTCGCCGAGACCGTTTCATCGGCTGGCGGGAAGGATGATTCCCGGCTTCGCAATCGCGTCCATCCTGTTCGTCATGCCCGGCATTCAGATCGCGTTGTTTGTTGCGCCCACCGACGCCGTGCAAGGCGATGTATATCGCATCATGTTCGTGCATGTTCCTGCCGCATGGATGTCGATGCTGCTCTACGTGGTGATGGCCGCCTACGCCGGGCTCGGCCTCGTTCTCAACGCACGTCTTTCCGCGATGATGGCCCGCGCCATCGCGCCGACCGGTGCGCTTTTCACCGCGCTCGCACTGGTCACGGGCGCGCTCTGGGGCCGCCCGACGTGGGGTGCGTGGTGGGTATGGGACGCGAGGCTCACGTCCGAACTGATCCTGCTGTTTCTTTACCTGGGCTTCATGTCGCTGCATGGCGCCATCGACGATACCCGCCGCGCCGATCGCGCCTGCGCCGTGCTCGCACTGGCGGGCGTGGTGAATATCCCGGTGATCTATTTTTCGGTGCAGTGGTGGTACACGCTGCATCAGGGCGCGTCGCTTTCCTTTGGCAGCGGCGTGTCCATGGACGCGTCCATGCTCGCGGGCATTCTCGTCATGACGCTTGCCCTCTGGTGCTATGCAATCGCGATCGTGCTCGTGCGGGTACGGCGGATCATCGACGAACGTGAGTTCTGA
- the ccmA gene encoding cytochrome c biogenesis heme-transporting ATPase CcmA yields the protein MNQDLFIKQDFGSDSRNNAVLSVDKLGFDRAGEMLFSNVAFDVDAGQVLQIHGPNGSGKTTLLRVLAGLLRPSAGTIRWRGRDAHAHPESWRQSLAYLGHLNGVSDELTAAENLAFSSVLGDVAEERVEVEEAALKSVGLDRYRDAIVRGLSQGQKRRLAISRLLLEHKPLWLLDEPAAALDEESSGVLEDVIKGHLERGGIVLMTTHKLITTSPSATRNLYFEPSGRCSD from the coding sequence ATGAATCAAGATCTGTTTATCAAGCAGGATTTCGGGTCGGACAGTCGCAACAATGCGGTGTTGTCCGTCGATAAACTCGGCTTCGACCGCGCCGGGGAAATGCTGTTCAGCAACGTGGCTTTCGATGTGGACGCCGGCCAGGTGCTGCAGATCCACGGTCCCAACGGCAGCGGCAAGACCACCTTGCTGCGCGTGCTCGCCGGTCTGTTGCGGCCGAGCGCGGGCACCATCCGCTGGCGTGGCAGGGATGCGCATGCGCATCCCGAATCGTGGCGCCAGTCGCTCGCGTATCTCGGGCATCTGAACGGCGTCAGCGACGAACTCACCGCAGCCGAAAACCTTGCCTTCAGTTCGGTGCTGGGCGATGTCGCGGAAGAGCGTGTCGAGGTCGAAGAGGCGGCGCTCAAGAGCGTGGGACTCGACCGGTATCGGGATGCCATTGTGCGGGGACTGTCGCAGGGGCAAAAGCGCCGGCTTGCGATCTCGCGCCTGCTGCTTGAACACAAGCCGCTGTGGCTGCTCGACGAACCCGCCGCCGCGCTCGACGAAGAGTCGTCCGGCGTGCTCGAGGACGTGATCAAGGGCCATCTGGAGCGCGGCGGGATCGTACTGATGACCACGCACAAGCTGATCACCACGTCACCCTCGGCCACGCGCAATCTGTACTTCGAACCGAGCGGCCGATGCTCAGACTGA
- a CDS encoding heme exporter protein CcmD translates to MNVLNSSNGDLWYLWVAFDITFLVLAVEIAITINAGRKHRRRDRIVRPRTRTSTLTERP, encoded by the coding sequence ATGAACGTACTGAACAGTTCCAACGGGGACCTCTGGTATCTATGGGTCGCGTTCGATATCACCTTTCTCGTGCTGGCCGTTGAAATTGCAATCACCATCAATGCGGGCCGGAAGCATCGACGGCGCGATCGTATTGTCCGGCCACGCACCCGCACGAGCACGCTCACGGAGAGACCGTGA
- the ccmI gene encoding c-type cytochrome biogenesis protein CcmI, producing the protein MITFWIVAAAMLIAAILCAVVPLMQREPAADAYRNRALNVSLHRRELADATHDRLAGLISADQHAALRSEIEQRVLADTRTPSALSVMRPQRQGTATRAATSALLIALFPAAACALYLKLGQPAALDLEDSFGASHDMSSASVEMMVSRLAFGLKSRVPDPRDAAKWATLARSYMALERPSDAAAAYTHAVALAPGDAQLRADFADTLASADEGRLDGRASDEIAAALAIEPSNPKALALAASAAFEARRFAIAIAYWRRLISTLDAASPTAVQAQKNIDEALSMSAVTVTLQLADGVHAPPDATVILSAHTQGAGNTLLAERHLSASELPATVILDDTFAINPADTLSAYPQVSVEARVVTATPGENLSGQTNVTGAENRRAALVIAAPPR; encoded by the coding sequence GTGATCACTTTCTGGATCGTCGCGGCCGCCATGCTGATCGCGGCGATCCTGTGCGCGGTCGTGCCGCTGATGCAGCGCGAACCCGCCGCGGATGCATATAGAAACCGCGCGCTGAACGTATCTCTGCATCGCCGCGAACTCGCCGATGCCACTCACGACCGGCTGGCAGGACTGATATCGGCCGATCAGCACGCCGCGTTGCGCAGCGAAATAGAACAGCGCGTTCTCGCCGATACCCGCACGCCCTCAGCGCTGTCGGTGATGCGCCCGCAGCGGCAAGGGACGGCCACGCGCGCGGCCACCAGTGCGCTCCTGATCGCGCTGTTCCCGGCGGCCGCGTGCGCGTTGTACCTGAAGCTTGGCCAGCCGGCCGCGCTCGATCTTGAAGACTCGTTCGGCGCATCGCACGACATGAGTTCCGCGTCGGTGGAAATGATGGTCTCGCGCCTGGCGTTCGGTTTGAAAAGCCGCGTCCCCGATCCCCGCGATGCCGCCAAATGGGCGACGTTGGCGCGCTCCTACATGGCGCTCGAGCGGCCATCGGATGCAGCGGCGGCTTATACGCACGCAGTCGCGCTCGCCCCGGGCGATGCGCAACTACGCGCCGATTTCGCTGACACGCTCGCAAGCGCCGACGAAGGCCGGCTCGACGGCCGCGCGTCCGATGAGATTGCAGCGGCGCTGGCCATCGAACCGTCGAATCCGAAAGCGCTGGCTCTGGCGGCGTCGGCGGCGTTCGAGGCGCGGCGTTTTGCGATCGCGATCGCTTATTGGCGGCGCCTGATTTCCACACTCGATGCTGCGTCGCCGACTGCGGTCCAGGCGCAGAAGAATATCGATGAAGCGTTGAGCATGAGCGCCGTCACCGTGACGCTGCAACTCGCCGACGGCGTGCATGCCCCGCCCGATGCAACCGTGATTCTGAGCGCACACACGCAGGGTGCGGGGAACACGTTGCTGGCCGAGCGTCATTTATCCGCGAGCGAATTGCCGGCCACGGTCATACTCGATGACACGTTTGCAATCAATCCCGCCGATACGCTTTCCGCGTACCCGCAAGTGAGCGTTGAAGCGCGGGTCGTGACAGCGACGCCGGGGGAGAATCTCAGCGGGCAAACCAACGTCACGGGCGCCGAGAATCGTCGTGCTGCGCTGGTGATCGCGGCGCCCCCAAGATAG
- a CDS encoding DsbE family thiol:disulfide interchange protein codes for MKRFLLPLIFFAGLSAVLAASLSNDPRRLPSALIGKSAPSFDLPRLDNPGRNLSPDTLRGDVWIMNVWASWCESCRDEHALLISLAGKNVVPIYGLDYKDEPEAARQWLRQAGNPYIATVVDRSGQTGIDYGVYGVPETFVIDRQGVIRFKRSGPLTQAALDTQILPLVRMLQSEDCDE; via the coding sequence GTGAAACGGTTTTTGCTGCCGCTTATCTTTTTCGCGGGTTTGAGCGCGGTGCTGGCGGCATCGTTATCGAACGATCCGCGACGGTTGCCGTCGGCGTTGATCGGCAAGAGCGCGCCTTCGTTCGATCTTCCGCGTCTGGACAATCCCGGCAGGAACCTCTCGCCCGATACCTTGCGCGGCGACGTGTGGATCATGAACGTATGGGCGTCGTGGTGCGAATCCTGTCGCGATGAACACGCGCTGCTGATCTCGCTCGCGGGCAAGAACGTCGTGCCCATTTATGGCCTCGACTACAAGGACGAGCCTGAAGCTGCGCGACAATGGCTGCGGCAGGCGGGCAATCCGTATATTGCAACCGTGGTGGATCGCTCGGGGCAGACGGGTATCGACTATGGCGTGTACGGCGTGCCCGAAACTTTCGTGATCGACCGGCAGGGCGTGATCCGTTTCAAGCGCTCGGGGCCGCTCACGCAGGCCGCGCTCGATACGCAAATCCTCCCGCTCGTTCGAATGCTGCAAAGCGAGGACTGCGATGAATAA
- the ccmE gene encoding cytochrome c maturation protein CcmE, with product MKGRTRRACGVAAGLVTLGGAAALVLNAFNSNVMFFVTPSQLVADSMAHTARLRVGGLVEHGSVERDASGLNVRFMITDTAREIPVEYRGVLPDLFREGKGVVAQGRLSPEGVFVADQILAKHDENYMPPEAVEAVRRARPAMKISDKTGALR from the coding sequence GTGAAGGGGCGCACGCGGCGGGCGTGCGGCGTCGCCGCCGGGCTGGTGACGCTCGGCGGCGCGGCGGCGCTGGTGCTGAATGCGTTCAATTCCAACGTGATGTTCTTCGTCACGCCGAGCCAGCTCGTGGCTGACAGCATGGCGCACACGGCGCGGCTGCGCGTGGGCGGTCTTGTCGAGCACGGGTCGGTCGAGCGCGATGCGAGCGGTCTGAACGTGCGTTTCATGATCACCGATACCGCCCGCGAGATTCCCGTCGAGTATCGCGGCGTGCTGCCTGACCTGTTTCGTGAGGGCAAAGGCGTGGTCGCGCAAGGGCGTTTGTCGCCGGAGGGTGTGTTCGTGGCGGACCAGATCCTCGCCAAGCACGATGAAAACTACATGCCGCCCGAAGCCGTCGAGGCCGTCAGGCGCGCCCGCCCTGCCATGAAGATATCGGACAAGACAGGAGCCCTTCGATGA
- a CDS encoding nitrate reductase cytochrome c-type subunit, whose protein sequence is MRSLTVIDVFIAVSLFVFSQAAPAQPVIPAEPFHDAMRGTTPVDEEAKPPLIAPTENKDVIRGRAYAQQPPTIPHKIDGYQLDKDANRCLACHARSRAAESGAVPIGISHYVNRDNATLGSLSPRRYFCTQCHVTQADAKPLVGNTFTDVEDVRVAPGPAAPQPAGKK, encoded by the coding sequence ATGCGATCGCTGACCGTGATTGACGTATTCATTGCCGTGAGTCTTTTTGTGTTTTCGCAGGCGGCGCCGGCGCAACCGGTGATTCCCGCCGAACCGTTTCACGACGCCATGCGCGGCACGACGCCTGTCGATGAAGAGGCGAAACCGCCGTTGATTGCCCCAACAGAAAATAAGGATGTCATCCGTGGCCGCGCCTATGCACAGCAGCCGCCGACGATCCCGCACAAGATCGACGGCTATCAACTCGACAAGGACGCCAACCGCTGCCTTGCGTGCCATGCGCGTAGCCGCGCGGCCGAGAGCGGAGCGGTGCCCATCGGCATATCGCATTACGTCAACCGAGACAATGCCACGCTCGGAAGTCTCTCGCCGAGGCGCTACTTCTGCACGCAGTGTCATGTCACGCAAGCCGACGCGAAGCCGCTTGTCGGCAACACGTTCACGGATGTGGAAGATGTGCGCGTCGCGCCCGGGCCTGCCGCGCCGCAGCCGGCCGGCAAGAAGTAG
- the ccmB gene encoding heme exporter protein CcmB, translating to MLRLTVRIVQRELALTWRRRTSALGCLLFFVIAASLFPLAVGADPALLQTIAPGVLWVTALFAAMLSLARLFGPDFADGALDQMLLSPQSLLAMVMAKIGAHWLTSGFALVLLAPVMALQYGLSFNAVCRLTLALLIGTPVLSLIGSVGAALTLGVRGGGMLLAVLVLPLETPVLIFGANAADSSRTDGWSAANFSLLGAGLLAALALCPVATAAALRISAE from the coding sequence ATGCTCAGACTGACCGTGCGCATTGTCCAACGCGAGCTTGCGCTGACCTGGCGCAGGCGGACTTCGGCGCTTGGCTGCCTGCTGTTCTTCGTGATCGCAGCGAGCCTCTTTCCGTTGGCTGTCGGCGCCGATCCCGCGCTGCTCCAGACAATCGCGCCGGGCGTGTTATGGGTCACGGCATTATTTGCCGCGATGCTCTCGCTCGCGCGTTTGTTCGGCCCTGATTTCGCCGATGGCGCTCTCGACCAGATGCTGCTTTCGCCGCAATCATTGCTCGCGATGGTCATGGCGAAGATCGGCGCGCACTGGCTCACGAGCGGCTTCGCGCTCGTGTTGCTGGCGCCCGTCATGGCGCTTCAATACGGTCTTTCCTTCAATGCGGTCTGCCGGCTCACGCTGGCGTTGTTGATCGGTACGCCGGTGCTGAGTCTCATCGGTTCGGTGGGTGCGGCGCTTACGCTCGGCGTGCGCGGCGGCGGCATGCTGCTCGCCGTCCTGGTGTTGCCGCTGGAAACGCCGGTGCTGATCTTTGGCGCGAACGCCGCCGATTCATCGCGTACCGATGGATGGTCGGCCGCGAACTTTTCCCTGCTCGGCGCGGGCCTGCTCGCCGCCCTTGCGTTGTGTCCTGTCGCGACCGCCGCAGCCTTGCGGATCTCCGCCGAATGA
- a CDS encoding cytochrome c-type biogenesis protein has product MNKLATLLLVFGCLTQSWAHAAEVVPNASANPEVKARAYRLESNFRCLVCQNETIADSTADLAADLRAIIREQVEQGATDTQISDYMVTRYGDFVLYDPPFKTLTWALWLGPFVLLVLGFAALVFVVSGRRRTQLPALTDLERRRARRLLGGRL; this is encoded by the coding sequence ATGAATAAGCTCGCGACCCTATTGTTGGTGTTCGGATGCCTCACACAAAGCTGGGCCCATGCCGCAGAAGTCGTGCCGAACGCGAGCGCGAACCCGGAAGTAAAAGCGCGTGCTTACCGGCTGGAATCGAATTTTCGATGCCTCGTCTGCCAGAATGAAACCATCGCGGATTCGACCGCCGATCTCGCTGCGGATCTTCGCGCGATTATCCGCGAGCAAGTCGAGCAGGGCGCCACCGACACACAAATCAGCGATTACATGGTGACGCGTTACGGCGACTTCGTGCTTTACGATCCGCCGTTCAAAACGCTGACCTGGGCACTCTGGCTCGGGCCTTTCGTTTTGCTCGTGCTTGGGTTCGCAGCACTTGTTTTTGTGGTGTCAGGTCGCCGGAGAACGCAACTGCCCGCACTCACCGACCTCGAGCGCAGACGCGCACGACGTCTTCTGGGAGGCCGGTTGTGA
- a CDS encoding SDR family oxidoreductase: protein MNTIKAILTGHTRGLGAALADTLIARGIAVLGVSRTRSAVHASGLLQEVELDLADINALQTWIETGALKRFVDGAHTVVLINNAGMLQPVGPVEGQDVGAIGRSVSLNVAAPLMLSAAVAASAPSVSDRRIVHISSGAARNAYPGWSIYCATKAALDHHARAVALDHNRALRIGSVAPGVIDTDMQAEIRGTGLDAFPLREKFDDLKRSGQLSTPADAARKVLDYALSDAFGETPVTDVRELA, encoded by the coding sequence ATGAACACCATCAAGGCGATTCTCACGGGTCATACGCGCGGTCTTGGCGCTGCGTTGGCCGACACGCTGATCGCGCGCGGCATTGCGGTGCTGGGCGTATCGCGTACCCGGAGCGCGGTGCACGCATCGGGTTTGTTGCAGGAAGTGGAACTCGATCTCGCCGATATCAACGCACTGCAAACGTGGATTGAAACGGGCGCGCTGAAGCGTTTCGTGGACGGCGCGCACACCGTGGTGCTGATCAACAACGCGGGCATGTTGCAGCCGGTGGGTCCTGTCGAAGGACAGGATGTCGGTGCGATCGGACGGTCCGTGAGTTTGAACGTGGCTGCGCCATTGATGTTGTCGGCGGCTGTGGCGGCGTCGGCGCCAAGCGTTTCCGACCGGCGGATCGTGCATATTTCGAGCGGCGCCGCGCGCAATGCGTATCCCGGCTGGAGCATCTATTGCGCGACGAAAGCAGCGCTGGATCACCACGCACGCGCGGTCGCGCTGGACCACAACCGTGCGTTGCGCATTGGCAGCGTGGCGCCTGGGGTTATCGATACGGACATGCAAGCCGAGATTCGCGGCACGGGCCTGGATGCGTTTCCGCTGCGTGAAAAATTCGATGACCTCAAGCGCAGCGGCCAGCTTTCCACGCCCGCCGACGCCGCGCGAAAAGTGCTCGACTATGCGTTGAGCGACGCGTTCGGCGAAACGCCCGTGACGGATGTGCGCGAATTGGCGTGA
- a CDS encoding heme lyase CcmF/NrfE family subunit, whose amino-acid sequence MIPELGQFALIVALLLAVTCGVLPLIGAARGIPGWMRSAWPLARGQSAFVAMAFACLAVSFVNDDFSVAYVASNSNSMLPLAYRFAAVWGGHEGSLLLWTLLLTFWMTAVSIFSRQLPVPMVARVLGVMSWINAGFVAFMLWTSNPFIRLLPPAMDGRDLNPLLQDPGMVSHPPILYMGYVGFAVAFSFAVSALLSGELDATWARWSRPWTTAAWTFLTLGIMLGSAWAYYELGWGGWWFWDPVENASFMPWLAGTALMHSLAVTDKRGSFRAWTVLLAICAFSLSLLGTFLVRSGVITSVHAFATDPTRGLFILVFLSIVTGGALLLFAWRAPKIGLGAGFALVSRESLLLSNNVVLIVAAASVLLGTLYPLALDVLGLGKISVGAPYFDAVFVPLMTPAVFLMGIGPIARWKSARLPHIAVRLCWAALVSVASAVAVPLLTGGWRPLVALGIGLAVWCATATLTALVVGIAEQRGAFFMRFIRMPRGFYGMLAAHLGVGVFIAGVTLVKAYESAGDGRLDVGQSISAGGYTFRFDGTKAVNGPNYRALRATVVVSRDGAVVAVMHPEKRFFVIQKTTMTEAAVDRAPLRDLYVALGDAAADSPTAWTLRVQVKPFVDWIWAGCLLMALGGLLAASDRRYRLAVRARREASSTSAETARSRLHAQSAILQQRMPGRRAK is encoded by the coding sequence ATGATCCCCGAACTCGGCCAGTTCGCGCTGATCGTCGCACTGCTGCTCGCGGTGACGTGCGGCGTGCTGCCGCTGATCGGCGCGGCGCGCGGCATTCCCGGCTGGATGCGCAGCGCGTGGCCGCTGGCACGGGGACAGAGTGCATTCGTCGCGATGGCGTTCGCGTGCCTGGCGGTATCGTTTGTCAACGATGATTTTTCGGTCGCGTATGTCGCGTCGAATTCCAACTCCATGCTGCCGCTCGCGTATCGTTTCGCCGCCGTCTGGGGCGGACATGAAGGCTCGTTGCTGCTCTGGACGTTGCTGTTGACGTTCTGGATGACCGCTGTCTCCATCTTCAGCAGACAGCTTCCCGTGCCGATGGTTGCGCGCGTGCTCGGCGTCATGAGCTGGATCAACGCAGGGTTCGTGGCGTTCATGCTGTGGACATCAAATCCGTTCATCCGTCTGCTGCCCCCCGCCATGGACGGCCGCGACCTCAACCCCTTGCTGCAAGACCCCGGCATGGTCTCGCATCCGCCGATCCTGTACATGGGCTACGTAGGTTTCGCGGTAGCGTTTTCGTTCGCCGTATCGGCCTTGCTGTCAGGCGAACTCGATGCCACCTGGGCGCGCTGGTCTCGCCCGTGGACCACTGCCGCGTGGACCTTCCTCACGCTCGGCATCATGCTCGGCAGCGCCTGGGCGTATTACGAACTCGGCTGGGGCGGCTGGTGGTTCTGGGACCCCGTGGAGAACGCGTCGTTCATGCCGTGGCTCGCAGGCACGGCGCTGATGCACTCGCTCGCCGTCACCGACAAACGCGGCAGCTTTCGCGCGTGGACCGTGCTGCTCGCCATCTGCGCGTTTTCGCTGAGTTTGCTCGGCACGTTCCTCGTGCGTTCGGGCGTGATTACATCGGTCCACGCATTTGCGACCGATCCCACGCGCGGACTTTTCATTCTCGTGTTCCTCTCGATAGTGACCGGCGGCGCGTTGCTGCTGTTCGCGTGGCGCGCGCCGAAGATCGGTTTGGGCGCGGGCTTCGCGCTGGTATCGCGGGAGTCCTTGCTGTTGTCGAACAACGTCGTGCTGATTGTGGCGGCCGCTTCCGTGCTGCTAGGCACGTTGTATCCGCTTGCGCTCGACGTGCTCGGGCTCGGCAAGATATCCGTCGGTGCGCCGTATTTCGACGCCGTTTTCGTGCCCCTCATGACGCCCGCCGTTTTCCTGATGGGCATCGGCCCCATCGCTCGATGGAAATCCGCACGCCTGCCGCATATCGCCGTCCGGCTTTGCTGGGCGGCACTGGTGAGCGTGGCGTCAGCGGTGGCGGTGCCGTTGCTCACCGGCGGGTGGAGACCGCTGGTCGCATTGGGAATCGGGCTTGCCGTGTGGTGCGCAACAGCGACGCTGACCGCGCTTGTCGTGGGCATCGCTGAACAGCGCGGAGCGTTTTTCATGCGGTTCATCCGCATGCCGCGCGGCTTTTACGGCATGCTCGCCGCGCATCTGGGCGTGGGCGTTTTTATTGCGGGCGTGACGCTCGTCAAGGCTTATGAAAGCGCCGGCGATGGCCGACTCGATGTTGGCCAGTCGATCAGCGCCGGCGGTTATACGTTTCGCTTCGATGGCACCAAGGCGGTCAATGGTCCGAACTATCGTGCGTTGCGGGCCACGGTCGTGGTGAGCCGGGATGGAGCGGTCGTCGCTGTCATGCATCCGGAGAAACGCTTCTTCGTGATCCAGAAGACGACCATGACCGAAGCCGCCGTCGACCGTGCGCCCTTGCGCGATCTCTATGTCGCACTTGGCGATGCCGCCGCCGACAGCCCGACTGCGTGGACGTTACGCGTACAGGTCAAACCGTTCGTGGACTGGATCTGGGCGGGCTGCCTCCTGATGGCGCTCGGCGGCTTGCTCGCGGCGAGTGACCGGCGGTATCGGCTGGCGGTGCGGGCGCGGCGCGAAGCGTCCTCCACTTCCGCGGAGACCGCACGCAGCCGCCTTCATGCACAGTCCGCGATCTTGCAGCAGCGCATGCCGGGGAGACGCGCCAAGTGA
- a CDS encoding NapC/NirT family cytochrome c encodes MFGLIRRYWQTINRPSTYYSLGFLTLGGFIAGVVFWGAFNTALEMTSTEAFCTGCHEMHDNTFAELKGTIHYSNRSGVRAICSDCHVPHNWTDKIARKMQASKEVWAKVFGSVNTREKFQDKRLELAEHEWRRFKANDSLECRNCHSFESMDFTRQSPRAQNAHQRFLATGEKTCIDCHKGIAHELPDMTQAMRDQQLREARPK; translated from the coding sequence ATGTTCGGCCTGATCAGGCGATATTGGCAAACGATCAACCGGCCCAGTACGTACTACAGCCTGGGCTTTCTCACGCTCGGCGGGTTCATTGCCGGTGTGGTGTTCTGGGGTGCGTTCAATACGGCGCTCGAAATGACGAGCACCGAGGCGTTTTGCACGGGTTGCCACGAAATGCATGACAACACATTCGCCGAGCTGAAAGGCACGATCCATTACAGCAACCGCAGCGGCGTGCGGGCGATCTGTTCGGACTGCCATGTACCGCACAACTGGACGGACAAGATTGCCAGAAAGATGCAGGCGTCGAAGGAAGTCTGGGCAAAAGTGTTCGGCTCGGTCAACACGCGCGAAAAGTTCCAGGACAAGCGGCTGGAACTCGCCGAGCACGAATGGCGCCGGTTCAAGGCCAATGATTCGCTGGAATGCCGTAACTGTCATTCCTTCGAGTCGATGGACTTCACGCGCCAGAGTCCGCGGGCACAGAACGCGCATCAGCGCTTCCTGGCTACGGGCGAGAAGACGTGTATCGATTGTCACAAGGGCATTGCGCATGAACTACCGGACATGACGCAGGCAATGCGGGATCAACAGTTGCGCGAAGCGCGTCCAAAGTGA
- a CDS encoding ribonuclease HI family protein codes for MFEFDELFQIAYKRERAMSRRLAKLTALSAHAALAQTLEKSAGAATLADLVKARRLERAAALHAAQLRREERSAARVVRLARNRQPSTRDATAWHAWFDGSAHPNPGKIGIGGMLESPDGEVVTISAIAGHGDSCKAEYLALIAVLEAALSQQPAPEKLVIHGDSQVVIEDVLRDATCSAPALSSYATQARELIAQLADVRLQWIPRHRNTAADALSQEAIRGDHANSRTSVTGVSPNASLNA; via the coding sequence ATGTTCGAGTTCGACGAGCTGTTCCAGATTGCCTATAAACGCGAACGCGCGATGAGCCGGCGCCTGGCGAAGCTTACGGCGCTTTCCGCCCACGCCGCGTTGGCGCAGACGCTCGAAAAGTCGGCGGGCGCAGCAACGCTCGCAGATCTGGTGAAGGCGCGGCGTCTGGAAAGGGCAGCGGCGCTTCATGCCGCGCAGCTTCGGCGTGAAGAACGCTCGGCTGCCCGCGTGGTACGCCTCGCACGAAACCGGCAGCCTTCAACCCGCGATGCCACCGCGTGGCACGCGTGGTTCGACGGATCGGCGCATCCGAACCCGGGGAAGATCGGTATCGGCGGAATGCTCGAAAGTCCCGATGGCGAGGTCGTCACGATCAGCGCGATTGCCGGTCACGGCGATAGCTGCAAGGCTGAATATCTCGCGCTGATCGCGGTGCTCGAAGCGGCGTTATCGCAGCAACCGGCACCGGAAAAACTCGTCATTCACGGTGACAGTCAGGTTGTCATAGAGGACGTGCTGCGCGATGCAACCTGCAGCGCGCCCGCGCTCAGTTCCTACGCAACGCAAGCGCGTGAGCTGATCGCGCAACTCGCCGATGTTCGTCTTCAGTGGATCCCGCGCCACCGCAACACCGCGGCCGATGCATTGTCGCAAGAGGCCATTCGTGGCGATCACGCCAATTCGCGCACATCCGTCACGGGCGTTTCGCCGAACGCGTCGCTCAACGCATAG